One window from the genome of Hippocampus zosterae strain Florida chromosome 7, ASM2543408v3, whole genome shotgun sequence encodes:
- the kiaa1522 gene encoding uncharacterized protein KIAA1522 homolog isoform X3 — MSRRRSTGDLVPWDVTQIVGREVKAQRGHRKPGSSLGQAISWLRSSQKRKKKTKKGVDSGGKQLVLADGLQTQDAAKAATKANDEQKKLAVHYSASQHFRENVFIEGNRPQYLEDLHSEAQEGLKILQREEHQSGVNFAEDESCASSAHPEDDLDSKDEEGSLESKSNSGISDTTRTSSTMTRPALTRQSSTFKPLYPVKRLEKNKKRNRRTTIMGIPNQVQKELALHRGSTFQQVASTELPNDSSQSGVFIIPSVDGGTPVMTKEGARVHLSQVEQVSDDKQQMKLHLQDLYKKDQAFNHHGYGPHHDWSSVTRPKSVAVPGMTTFTSFNPLRSSFLLEPQGPVMSVSPQATYLSTIIPNAVLPASVEVIEIDRGSQRGNSVHTLSKSSLASEGSSASPFLSRKSESDGSHADISLYNSTTQGTSHKVELNLQGISSLQTPANRISDSENIVPNMVSDPVLPCSSGNDAKIKRHSTRSLSIIKTKLPPAPPRRSNSLHSNKIQTDSKGQAQSRDANVSASQGGSSATGSRATTEESQVTAETNKILDPVSNIAESNCHPLSPAQVSAGGAKKAGESISELNPSFPQKNHSECEKFERTISPSSGYSSQSGTPTLSPKEITPISPDKHKTKPVKPERTGSRASSSASPSSSLTSLSSGTSEPVNLDVSNSCTSNLPPASAKDLTSPLRMEVRDLWNVPPPPKIKAPCPPPPETWAQNSHAVALLCGPSPQITKLVTESTKTRENADMHEGSQTETRDLSFEKQSQDETEASKINSTDDKSSCDVAGEVHRVKENTERAGTEEDTFSAEDRIEKTTKTQDQESCRWTMTGSGSCDVSVKKEPPPVMKKPQPGGETTLTESQQSDRCKIAAISAISEVDTSEVRSIRANSIDSQSFRISSPPPSPPPAYQPTPPLSRKSPPTSVSVSLDELERVQEENCVAESSWPPPPPPLEGDSVLDGGDEIEFPLPPPPDVAYNIPAEDACARGLEVSDTPIPSLEEFVKTIQDSGEAETSAPPDPVLVQTVVCDNKDAESSDGPVRTLSSALQGPSFSTGNPAEIQPLLSAIASGSFPKRRSLEIESHPATESPGTSQLPALVKSPSPMENLTAGVAFRRPPGTAHRDNRTKELLARHKSAPIPKEDANIPLVTPSLLHMVRLRTVSTNEDSAEALSEDGSPKEVALVEEIGRTASVGQQNTPPKPTRKSLKSPPQAVKTYVTPNTPSMRLQEAIRIKTAALSSREGLPYRLGMRPSYHCASEPGILSHKSSEALDTQRIPASSASFIFSRSAKQVVIDTGATPEDRAGVKQSLAGDLVRSSDQTNAAVSSSSGLRSERVPPPVARKPSHGGVSFSQQRPACSARMDSGASGTEATTAQHSKGTALPETTTRVTADTIETLF; from the exons CTGCTACCAAGGCCAACGACGAGCAGAAGAAGTTGGCAGTGCACTACTCGGCCTCACAACACTTCCGGGAGAACGTTTTCATCGAGGGCAATCGGCCCCAGTACCTGGAGGACTTGCACTCGGAAGCTCAAGAGGGCTTGAAAATATTACAGCGGGAAG AGCACCAGAGCGGAGTGAACTTTGCTGAAGATGAAAGCTGTGCT tcATCAGCGCATCCAGAAGATGATCTCGACTCCAAAGATGAGGAGGGCTCTCTCGAGTCAAAATCCAACTCGGGGATTAGTGATACCACAAGAACTTCTTCCACCATGACCAGACCTGCGCTCACTCGTCAAA GTTCCACATTCAAGCCTCTGTATCCAGTGAAACGGTTAGAAAAGAACAAGAAGAGGAACAGAAGGACGACCATTATGGGTATTCCCAACCAGGTCCAGAAAGAACTCG CATTGCACAGAGGCTCGACCTTCCAGCAAGTTGCTTCTACGGAACTACCCAATGACAGCAGCCAGTCGGGTGTTTTCATCATTCCAAGTGTTGACGGAGGGACTCCGGTGATGACCAAGGAAGGAGCAAGGGTGCACCTGTCACAGGTGGAA CAGGTATCTGATGATAAGCAGCAGATGAAATTACATCTTCAGGATCTTTACAAGAAGGACCAAGCCTTCAACCACCACGGATATGGACCTCATCACGATTGGTCATCTGTCACCAGGCCCAAGTCTGTTGCGGTACCTGGAATGACTACTTTTACTTCCTTCAACCCATTAAGGAGTAGCTTCCTCTTAGAACCACAG GGTCCAGTGATGTCCGTATCTCCTCAGGCTACCTACCTATCTACAATCATACCAAATGCGGTGCTGCCAGCCTCGGTTGAAGTCATCGAAATTGACCGCGGCAGCCAACGAGGCAACAGCGTCCACACACTAAGCAAAAGCAGCCTGGCTTCTGAGGGTTCATCAGCCAGCCCTTTTCTCTCCAGAAAATCAGAGAGTGACGGCTCCCACGCCGATATTTCTTTGTATAATTCAACAACGCAGGGTACCTCGCACAAAGTGGAGCTCAATCTGCAGGGAATCTCCAGCCTCCAGACTCCAGCGAATCGCATCAGTGATAGTGAAAATATAGTACCGAACATGGTTTCCGACCCTGTCCTGCCATGTAGCAGTGGGAATGATGCAAAGATCAAACGTCATTCCACTCGAAGTCTCTCCATTATCAAGACCAAGCTACCCCCGGCACCTCCGCGAAGATCAAATTCGCTTCATAGCAATAAGATACAGACTGATTCCAAAGGGCAGGCACAGAGCAGAGATGCAAATGTTTCTGCTTCTCAAGGAGGATCAAGTGCTACAGGAAGTAGAGCGACAACGGAGGAATCACAAGTCACCGCTGAAACAAACAAGATTCTGGATCCGGTGTCAAACATTGCAGAATCCAATTGCCATCCTTTAAGTCCTGCTCAGGTTTCTGCTGGCGGAGCAAAAAAAGCAGGAGAGTCCATCTCGGAATTGAACCCTTCCTTTCCGCAGAAAAATCACTCCGAATGTGAGAAATTTGAACGGACCATTTCCCCTTCCAGCGGCTACTCCAGTCAAAGTGGTACCCCAACACTTTCCCCAAAGGAGATCACTCCAATTTCTCCAGATAAACACAAGACGAAACCGGTAAAGCCGGAGAGAACTGGGTCTCGGGCGTCATCCTCAGCCTCTCCATCCTCATCGCTGACCTCCCTATCGTCCGGTACATCCGAGCCCGTCAATTTGGATGTTTCGAATTCTTGCACTTCTAATTTGCCGCCGGCGTCTGCAAAAGATCTCACTTCGCCTTTGAGAATGGAAGTCAGAGATCTGTGGAATGTACCACCGCCTCCCAAAATCAAAGCGCCGTGTCCCCCTCCTCCTGAAACATGGGCTCAAAATAGTCACGCCGTTGCACTCCTGTGTGGTCCCAGCCCCCAAATCACCAAACTTGTCACAGAATCAACAAAAACTCGAGAAAATGCAGATATGCATGAAGGGAGCCAAACAGAAACCCGTGACTTGAGTTTTGAAAAACAATCCCAGGATGAAACGGAAGCAtcgaaaataaattcaacagaCGACAAATCGTCGTGCGACGTTGCCGGAGAGGTCCATCGGGTTAAAGAAAATACGGAACGTGCCGGTACAGAAGAAGATACATTTTCAGCTGAGGACAGgattgaaaaaacaacaaaaactcaagaTCAAGAGAGCTGTCGCTGGACAATGACTGGCTCTGGCAGTTGTGACGTATCCGTAAAAAAAGAACCACCGCCCGTTATGAAGAAGCCACAACCGGGGGGGGAAACAACGTTGACAGAGAGCCAACAAAGCGATCGTTGCAAGATCGCCGCAATCTCCGCGATCTCCGAAGTGGACACGAGCGAAGTCCGATCAATACGAGCAAATTCTATAGATTCGCAAAGCTTTCGCATAAGCTCACCGCCACCTTCACCTCCACCTGCTTACCAGCCTACGCCGCCTCTCTCAAGAAAATCACCTCCCACCTCGGTGTCGGTATCACTCGATGAGTTGGAAAGAGTACAGGAGGAGAACTGTGTCGCAGAATCATCTTGGCCACCTCCACCGCCTCCGTTAGAGGGAGACTCGGTCTTGGACGGAGGGGATGAGATAGAATTTCCTCTCCCGCCTCCACCTGACGTGGCTTACAATATTCCAGCTGAGGACGCTTGTGCCAGAGGGTTGGAAGTTTCAGACACACCAATTCCTTCGTTAGAGGAATTTGTCAAGACAATTCAAGACTCTGGTGAAGCCGAGACATCTGCACCTCCGGATCCAGTTTTAGTGCAAACTGTAGTTTGCGACAACAAAGACGCAGAAAGTTCGGACGGACCAGTGCGGACCCTCTCGTCAGCTTTACAAGGTCCTTCATTTTCAACCGGCaatcctgcagaaatccaaccGTTGCTCTCCGCGATAGCTTCTGGCAGTTTCCCAAAGAGACGCTCTCTTGAAATTGAAAGTCACCCTGCTACTGAATCGCCCGGCACTTCACAACTCCCTGCGCTGGTTAAATCCCCTTCACCGATGGAGAACCTTACCGCCGGGGTTGCCTTCAGAAGGCCCCCTGGTACTGCGCATCGAGACAACAGGACCAAGGAGCTTCTCGCTCGCCACAAAAGTGCGCCCATCCCTAAAGAGGATGCGAACATACCTCTCGTCACCCCCTCTTTACTTCACATGGTCCGCCTCCGTACCGTCAGTACAAATGAGGACAGCGCCGAAGCGCTTTCTGAAGACGGCTCACCAAAAGAGGTAGCTCTCGTAGAGGAGATTGGTCGAACCGCGAGTGTGGGGCAGCAAAACACTCCGCCAAAGCCTACCCGTAAGTCACTGAAATCTCCCCCACAAGCGGTGAAAACGTACGTGACACCTAACACCCCTTCCATGCGATTACAAGAAGCCATTCGCATAAAAACTGCAGCACTCTCATCAAGAGAAGGTCTTCCATACCGACTGGGGATGAGACCGTCCTACCACTGTGCGAGCGAACCGGGGATATTGTCCCACAAATCATCGGAAGCACTTGACACACAAAGGATCCCAGCTTCTTCGGCAAGCTTCATCTTCTCCAGGAGCGCTAAGCAGGTTGTTATTGATACTGGTGCTACGCCGGAAGATCGGGCTGGTGTGAAGCAAAGTTTAGCAGGCGATCTTGTGCGGTCTTCTGACCAAACGAATGCCGCCGTTTCCTCAAGCAGCGGGTTGAGGTCTGAACGGGTTCCGCCACCGGTCGCCAGGAAACCTTCGCATGGCGGCGTCAGTTTTTCACAACAACGTCCAGCTTGTTCAGCTCGAATGGATAGCGGTGCTTCTGGCACAGAGGCTACAACAGCACAACATTCCAAGGGAACGGCGCTTCCCGAGACAA CTACAAGAGTGACCGCAGACACAATTGAAACACTGTTCTGA
- the kiaa1522 gene encoding uncharacterized protein KIAA1522 homolog isoform X1 → MSRRRSTGDLVPWDVTQIVGREVKAQRGHRKPGSSLGQAISWLRSSQKRKKKTKKGVDSGGKQLVLADGLQTQDAAKAATKANDEQKKLAVHYSASQHFRENVFIEGNRPQYLEDLHSEAQEGLKILQREGQQEHQSGVNFAEDESCASSAHPEDDLDSKDEEGSLESKSNSGISDTTRTSSTMTRPALTRQSSTFKPLYPVKRLEKNKKRNRRTTIMGIPNQVQKELALHRGSTFQQVASTELPNDSSQSGVFIIPSVDGGTPVMTKEGARVHLSQVEQVSDDKQQMKLHLQDLYKKDQAFNHHGYGPHHDWSSVTRPKSVAVPGMTTFTSFNPLRSSFLLEPQGPVMSVSPQATYLSTIIPNAVLPASVEVIEIDRGSQRGNSVHTLSKSSLASEGSSASPFLSRKSESDGSHADISLYNSTTQGTSHKVELNLQGISSLQTPANRISDSENIVPNMVSDPVLPCSSGNDAKIKRHSTRSLSIIKTKLPPAPPRRSNSLHSNKIQTDSKGQAQSRDANVSASQGGSSATGSRATTEESQVTAETNKILDPVSNIAESNCHPLSPAQVSAGGAKKAGESISELNPSFPQKNHSECEKFERTISPSSGYSSQSGTPTLSPKEITPISPDKHKTKPVKPERTGSRASSSASPSSSLTSLSSGTSEPVNLDVSNSCTSNLPPASAKDLTSPLRMEVRDLWNVPPPPKIKAPCPPPPETWAQNSHAVALLCGPSPQITKLVTESTKTRENADMHEGSQTETRDLSFEKQSQDETEASKINSTDDKSSCDVAGEVHRVKENTERAGTEEDTFSAEDRIEKTTKTQDQESCRWTMTGSGSCDVSVKKEPPPVMKKPQPGGETTLTESQQSDRCKIAAISAISEVDTSEVRSIRANSIDSQSFRISSPPPSPPPAYQPTPPLSRKSPPTSVSVSLDELERVQEENCVAESSWPPPPPPLEGDSVLDGGDEIEFPLPPPPDVAYNIPAEDACARGLEVSDTPIPSLEEFVKTIQDSGEAETSAPPDPVLVQTVVCDNKDAESSDGPVRTLSSALQGPSFSTGNPAEIQPLLSAIASGSFPKRRSLEIESHPATESPGTSQLPALVKSPSPMENLTAGVAFRRPPGTAHRDNRTKELLARHKSAPIPKEDANIPLVTPSLLHMVRLRTVSTNEDSAEALSEDGSPKEVALVEEIGRTASVGQQNTPPKPTRKSLKSPPQAVKTYVTPNTPSMRLQEAIRIKTAALSSREGLPYRLGMRPSYHCASEPGILSHKSSEALDTQRIPASSASFIFSRSAKQVVIDTGATPEDRAGVKQSLAGDLVRSSDQTNAAVSSSSGLRSERVPPPVARKPSHGGVSFSQQRPACSARMDSGASGTEATTAQHSKGTALPETTTRVTADTIETLF, encoded by the exons CTGCTACCAAGGCCAACGACGAGCAGAAGAAGTTGGCAGTGCACTACTCGGCCTCACAACACTTCCGGGAGAACGTTTTCATCGAGGGCAATCGGCCCCAGTACCTGGAGGACTTGCACTCGGAAGCTCAAGAGGGCTTGAAAATATTACAGCGGGAAGGTCAGCAAG AGCACCAGAGCGGAGTGAACTTTGCTGAAGATGAAAGCTGTGCT tcATCAGCGCATCCAGAAGATGATCTCGACTCCAAAGATGAGGAGGGCTCTCTCGAGTCAAAATCCAACTCGGGGATTAGTGATACCACAAGAACTTCTTCCACCATGACCAGACCTGCGCTCACTCGTCAAA GTTCCACATTCAAGCCTCTGTATCCAGTGAAACGGTTAGAAAAGAACAAGAAGAGGAACAGAAGGACGACCATTATGGGTATTCCCAACCAGGTCCAGAAAGAACTCG CATTGCACAGAGGCTCGACCTTCCAGCAAGTTGCTTCTACGGAACTACCCAATGACAGCAGCCAGTCGGGTGTTTTCATCATTCCAAGTGTTGACGGAGGGACTCCGGTGATGACCAAGGAAGGAGCAAGGGTGCACCTGTCACAGGTGGAA CAGGTATCTGATGATAAGCAGCAGATGAAATTACATCTTCAGGATCTTTACAAGAAGGACCAAGCCTTCAACCACCACGGATATGGACCTCATCACGATTGGTCATCTGTCACCAGGCCCAAGTCTGTTGCGGTACCTGGAATGACTACTTTTACTTCCTTCAACCCATTAAGGAGTAGCTTCCTCTTAGAACCACAG GGTCCAGTGATGTCCGTATCTCCTCAGGCTACCTACCTATCTACAATCATACCAAATGCGGTGCTGCCAGCCTCGGTTGAAGTCATCGAAATTGACCGCGGCAGCCAACGAGGCAACAGCGTCCACACACTAAGCAAAAGCAGCCTGGCTTCTGAGGGTTCATCAGCCAGCCCTTTTCTCTCCAGAAAATCAGAGAGTGACGGCTCCCACGCCGATATTTCTTTGTATAATTCAACAACGCAGGGTACCTCGCACAAAGTGGAGCTCAATCTGCAGGGAATCTCCAGCCTCCAGACTCCAGCGAATCGCATCAGTGATAGTGAAAATATAGTACCGAACATGGTTTCCGACCCTGTCCTGCCATGTAGCAGTGGGAATGATGCAAAGATCAAACGTCATTCCACTCGAAGTCTCTCCATTATCAAGACCAAGCTACCCCCGGCACCTCCGCGAAGATCAAATTCGCTTCATAGCAATAAGATACAGACTGATTCCAAAGGGCAGGCACAGAGCAGAGATGCAAATGTTTCTGCTTCTCAAGGAGGATCAAGTGCTACAGGAAGTAGAGCGACAACGGAGGAATCACAAGTCACCGCTGAAACAAACAAGATTCTGGATCCGGTGTCAAACATTGCAGAATCCAATTGCCATCCTTTAAGTCCTGCTCAGGTTTCTGCTGGCGGAGCAAAAAAAGCAGGAGAGTCCATCTCGGAATTGAACCCTTCCTTTCCGCAGAAAAATCACTCCGAATGTGAGAAATTTGAACGGACCATTTCCCCTTCCAGCGGCTACTCCAGTCAAAGTGGTACCCCAACACTTTCCCCAAAGGAGATCACTCCAATTTCTCCAGATAAACACAAGACGAAACCGGTAAAGCCGGAGAGAACTGGGTCTCGGGCGTCATCCTCAGCCTCTCCATCCTCATCGCTGACCTCCCTATCGTCCGGTACATCCGAGCCCGTCAATTTGGATGTTTCGAATTCTTGCACTTCTAATTTGCCGCCGGCGTCTGCAAAAGATCTCACTTCGCCTTTGAGAATGGAAGTCAGAGATCTGTGGAATGTACCACCGCCTCCCAAAATCAAAGCGCCGTGTCCCCCTCCTCCTGAAACATGGGCTCAAAATAGTCACGCCGTTGCACTCCTGTGTGGTCCCAGCCCCCAAATCACCAAACTTGTCACAGAATCAACAAAAACTCGAGAAAATGCAGATATGCATGAAGGGAGCCAAACAGAAACCCGTGACTTGAGTTTTGAAAAACAATCCCAGGATGAAACGGAAGCAtcgaaaataaattcaacagaCGACAAATCGTCGTGCGACGTTGCCGGAGAGGTCCATCGGGTTAAAGAAAATACGGAACGTGCCGGTACAGAAGAAGATACATTTTCAGCTGAGGACAGgattgaaaaaacaacaaaaactcaagaTCAAGAGAGCTGTCGCTGGACAATGACTGGCTCTGGCAGTTGTGACGTATCCGTAAAAAAAGAACCACCGCCCGTTATGAAGAAGCCACAACCGGGGGGGGAAACAACGTTGACAGAGAGCCAACAAAGCGATCGTTGCAAGATCGCCGCAATCTCCGCGATCTCCGAAGTGGACACGAGCGAAGTCCGATCAATACGAGCAAATTCTATAGATTCGCAAAGCTTTCGCATAAGCTCACCGCCACCTTCACCTCCACCTGCTTACCAGCCTACGCCGCCTCTCTCAAGAAAATCACCTCCCACCTCGGTGTCGGTATCACTCGATGAGTTGGAAAGAGTACAGGAGGAGAACTGTGTCGCAGAATCATCTTGGCCACCTCCACCGCCTCCGTTAGAGGGAGACTCGGTCTTGGACGGAGGGGATGAGATAGAATTTCCTCTCCCGCCTCCACCTGACGTGGCTTACAATATTCCAGCTGAGGACGCTTGTGCCAGAGGGTTGGAAGTTTCAGACACACCAATTCCTTCGTTAGAGGAATTTGTCAAGACAATTCAAGACTCTGGTGAAGCCGAGACATCTGCACCTCCGGATCCAGTTTTAGTGCAAACTGTAGTTTGCGACAACAAAGACGCAGAAAGTTCGGACGGACCAGTGCGGACCCTCTCGTCAGCTTTACAAGGTCCTTCATTTTCAACCGGCaatcctgcagaaatccaaccGTTGCTCTCCGCGATAGCTTCTGGCAGTTTCCCAAAGAGACGCTCTCTTGAAATTGAAAGTCACCCTGCTACTGAATCGCCCGGCACTTCACAACTCCCTGCGCTGGTTAAATCCCCTTCACCGATGGAGAACCTTACCGCCGGGGTTGCCTTCAGAAGGCCCCCTGGTACTGCGCATCGAGACAACAGGACCAAGGAGCTTCTCGCTCGCCACAAAAGTGCGCCCATCCCTAAAGAGGATGCGAACATACCTCTCGTCACCCCCTCTTTACTTCACATGGTCCGCCTCCGTACCGTCAGTACAAATGAGGACAGCGCCGAAGCGCTTTCTGAAGACGGCTCACCAAAAGAGGTAGCTCTCGTAGAGGAGATTGGTCGAACCGCGAGTGTGGGGCAGCAAAACACTCCGCCAAAGCCTACCCGTAAGTCACTGAAATCTCCCCCACAAGCGGTGAAAACGTACGTGACACCTAACACCCCTTCCATGCGATTACAAGAAGCCATTCGCATAAAAACTGCAGCACTCTCATCAAGAGAAGGTCTTCCATACCGACTGGGGATGAGACCGTCCTACCACTGTGCGAGCGAACCGGGGATATTGTCCCACAAATCATCGGAAGCACTTGACACACAAAGGATCCCAGCTTCTTCGGCAAGCTTCATCTTCTCCAGGAGCGCTAAGCAGGTTGTTATTGATACTGGTGCTACGCCGGAAGATCGGGCTGGTGTGAAGCAAAGTTTAGCAGGCGATCTTGTGCGGTCTTCTGACCAAACGAATGCCGCCGTTTCCTCAAGCAGCGGGTTGAGGTCTGAACGGGTTCCGCCACCGGTCGCCAGGAAACCTTCGCATGGCGGCGTCAGTTTTTCACAACAACGTCCAGCTTGTTCAGCTCGAATGGATAGCGGTGCTTCTGGCACAGAGGCTACAACAGCACAACATTCCAAGGGAACGGCGCTTCCCGAGACAA CTACAAGAGTGACCGCAGACACAATTGAAACACTGTTCTGA